A genome region from Pan troglodytes isolate AG18354 chromosome 3, NHGRI_mPanTro3-v2.0_pri, whole genome shotgun sequence includes the following:
- the LOC134809768 gene encoding serine/arginine repetitive matrix protein 3-like, whose amino-acid sequence MLRPRAGGRVGGKARDPAGSARRRPRSRLPHVSLRLGPPSLHLGGLAPRPTGRGRSSGASSAFSHRGAATHSRPVVAASLPPKPPAPAPARARAPAPACAAAPAGREGEGGKGVRPRLPLAQGRAKRRRQRRRQRRRQRRRQRRRQRRRQRQRQRPELSSLSPSLCAGLSPHSRERGGRRAAPADDASHLATALFPLPLLSALRLPPLAFFPLPATPPWAPLARSDDAPREEEVGIGERVGAPRAAGLAAAAAAAASTAASELKRGRGGAESSLSCRPILPLTRGRPGELGL is encoded by the exons ATGCTACGGCCCCGGGCGGGTGGCCGAGTCGGCGGCAAGGCGAGGGACCCGGCCGGCTCCGCTCGGCGCCGCCCCCGCTCCCGGCTCCCGCATGTGTCGCTGCGGCTGGGACCCCCCTCCCTACACCTTGGGGGTCTCGCCCCACGCCCCACGGGACGAGGCAGAAGCTCCGGCGCCTCCTCAGCGTTCTCTCACCGCGGAGCAGCTACCCACTCCCGGCCCGTGGTAGCCGCCTCCCTGCCCCCCAAGCCGCCGGCTCCGGCTCCGGCTCGGGCTCGGGCTCCGGCTCCGGCGTGTGCAGCCGCCCCTGCCGGCCGGGAAGGTGAGGGGGGGAAAGGAGTGCGGCCGCGGCTCCCGCTGGCCCAGGGGAGAGCGAAG cggcggcggcagcggcggcggcagcggcggcggcagcggcggcggcagcggcggcggcagcggcggcggcagcggcagcggcagcgCCCGGAGCTCAGCTCGCTGTCTCCCTCGCTCTGTGCGGGGCTCTCGCCTCACTCCAGAGAGAGGGGCGGGAGGAGAGCGGCGCCTGCCGATGACGCAAGTCACCTAGCAACCgctctcttccccctccctcttctttccGCTCTGAGGCTTCCTCCGCTGGCCTTTTTCCCCCTTCCAGCCACCCCGCCCTGGGCGCCTCTGGCGCGCTCTGATGACGCTCCAAGGGAAGAGGAAGTGGGGATCGGCGAGCGGGTGGGTGCGCCTCGGGCCGCGGGActcgcagccgccgccgccgctgccgcctcTACGGCCGCGTCAGAACtgaagagaggaaggggaggagccGAGTCGAGCCTAAGCTGCCGCCCGATCTTACCCCTGACCCGAGGGCGGCCTGGAGAGCTTGGTCTGTAG